In Leifsonia sp. AK011, the genomic stretch CGCTCCCGTCATTGTGGAAACGCTTGCAGCGTCGCTAGGCTGTCGCCCGTCGGCTCAGAGCAGAGCTGACCATCGACTGGAACGTGAAGAGGTGAGCATCCCGTGAGCGCCCTCAGTGACGTGGCCCGCCTGGCGGATGTCTCGACGGCGACGGCCTCCCGCGCCCTCAGCGGGCGGGGGTACGTCGCCGCGGAGACGCGCGACCGCGTCGTCGCCGCCGCTGCGGAGGTCGGCTATTTCGGAACCCCGTCATCATCGATGCCCTTCCCCTCGTCCCGTGCCGTGGGAGTCGTCGTTCCGCACATGAACCACTGGTACTTCGGCAGCGTGCTCGAGGGCATCGAGGCCGCCCTGGCGCTCTCCGACGCCGAACTCGTGCTGCGCAGGCTCACGCGCAACCCACTAGAGCGACGTCGAGCGTTCGAGACACTCATGATGCACACGGGAGTGGCGGCCGTGATCGCCGTCGGCATCGAGTCCGGTGACGAGGTGGCATCCCTGCTGCAGTCCCTCGATCGGCCGTTCGTCTCCGTCGGCGGCCCGGTCGGCGGAGCTGCCGGCATCTCGATCGACGACCACGCCGCTGGTGCCCTCATCACCCGGCACCTGGCGAGCCTGGGGCACCAGCGCATCCTGCACCTCGGGGCCGATGCAACGGGCGACGCAGGACTCGCCGTGCACACGAGGCGCCTCGCGGGGTACAGGGAGGCGATGACGGATGCCGGACTCGGCCCTCGCATCGCGGTGCACACGGCACCACTGTCCGTTCCCGGAGGTTATGCGGCCGGCCTCGCGATCCTCGCCGACCCGCGCACGCGCCCGACCGCGATCGCGGCGGGCAGTGACGAGCTCGCGATCGGCGTGATCATCGCCGCCAGGCAGCTCGGCATCCAGGTGCCCGACCAGCTGTCGGTCATCGGCATCGACGACCACGAGCTGGCCGAGATGTTCGCGCTCACGACCCTTGCCCAGGACCCGGCGGCGCAGGGAGCGGAGGCGGTTCGGCTCGCGCTGGCCGAGCGGGCGGATCCGAACCCGGGGTGGATCGAACATCCTGCCCGACTCGTCGTGCGGGGGAGCACGCGCGCGCCGCAGTGAGGGCATGATTGTGCGAACGTCCCGCTGCTGTCACCGGAAAGCGGGGTACAACTGCCCTGTACCCGCAGGGTGGCCCCGACCTAGAGTTGCAGGGTAGCTGGGGGGAGGCTGCACGATGGAAAAGACCTATCGAGTACTTGTCGTCGATGACGACCCGGACGTCGCACTGTACATGCGCACCGTTCTCGAGCGCCGCGGGCCGTTCAGCGTCCGCGCCGTCGCCGATGCCCCCTCGGCGATCGCCGCCGTGAGCGACTTCCGCCCAGATGTCGTCGTCACCGACATCGAGATGCCGGGGATGACGGGGCTCGAGTTCATCGAGAAGATGAACGGCATCCGCCCCGACCTCCCCGTCGTCGTCGTGACCGCCCACGTCTCCGTCGAGTACGCGGTCGGCGCCCTCCGCGCCCGCGCCGACGAGTTCCTCACCAAGCCGGTCAACTCGACGGAGCTCACCGCCGTCGTGCTCCGCCTCGCCCAGAACGGCAGGGCCGGCCACAGCCAGCCGCACCGTGAGGTCGTGCTCGCCATCGGCGCCCACCCCGACGACGTCGAGATCGGAGTGGGCGGCATCCTCTCCTCGCATCGCGCCGCGGGGGACACCGTGGTGATCCTGACCCTGTCCCGCGGGGCCCAGGGCGGCCGAGCCGACAACCGGCAGAACGAGTCACTGCGGGCGGCCGAACTCCTCGGTGCCCGCCTGTTCCTCGAGGACTTCGTCGACACCGAGATCACCAGCACCGGCCCGACCGTCAAGGCGATCGAACGCGTGGTCAGCGAGATCGGGCCCACGATCGTCTACACGCACACGTCGCACGACAGACACCAGGACCACCGCGCCGTGCACGAGGCGTCCCTCGTCGCGACGCGGCTCGTGGGAACTGTCGCCTGCTACCAGAGCCCCTCGTCCACAGTCGACTACAAACCGACGCGATTCGTCTCCATCGACGGCTTCTGGGAGCGCAAGCTCGAGCTCCTCGCCTGCTTCGAATCGCAGGTCGGAATCCGCAGCTATCTCGAACCGGACTTCGTCGTCGCGACCGCGCGCTACTGGTCGCGCTACGGCGGCGGCAGGCTCGTCGAGCCGCTCGAGATCATCCGCGAGACCTCCGACCTGTCCACTCCCGTTCGCCGACGGGTGGCCACGTCATGACCCGGGTGCTCGTGACGGGAGCAGGGGGCGCTGCCGGAGTCGCCGTCATCCGTTCGCTCGTCGCCCACGGCGCCGACGTCTTCGCCGCCGACATGGATGGCTGGGCCGCTGGCCTCTATCTCGTGCCTGCTGAGCGCCGCAGGCTCGTCCAACCCGGGCGATCACCGGAGTTCGTGGACGGCGTGCTCAGCATCGTGCGTGAGGACGACATCGACGTGGTCTTCTCCACCGTCGATGTTGAGCTCGAACCGCTCGCGGCACGCCGGGCCGAACTCGCACCGACCGTTCTCGCCGCCCCCAGCCTCTCGACGCTCGCGACCTGCCTCGACAAGCTCACCCTCGCCGAGGCCTGCGCGGGCAGCGCACGCGTGCCGACGACGATGATCCTGGATGCCACGGGCAAGGCGGCCGACTGGACGTTCCCCGTCATCATCAAGCCGCGCCGCGGGGCA encodes the following:
- a CDS encoding response regulator gives rise to the protein MEKTYRVLVVDDDPDVALYMRTVLERRGPFSVRAVADAPSAIAAVSDFRPDVVVTDIEMPGMTGLEFIEKMNGIRPDLPVVVVTAHVSVEYAVGALRARADEFLTKPVNSTELTAVVLRLAQNGRAGHSQPHREVVLAIGAHPDDVEIGVGGILSSHRAAGDTVVILTLSRGAQGGRADNRQNESLRAAELLGARLFLEDFVDTEITSTGPTVKAIERVVSEIGPTIVYTHTSHDRHQDHRAVHEASLVATRLVGTVACYQSPSSTVDYKPTRFVSIDGFWERKLELLACFESQVGIRSYLEPDFVVATARYWSRYGGGRLVEPLEIIRETSDLSTPVRRRVATS
- a CDS encoding LacI family DNA-binding transcriptional regulator, whose product is MSALSDVARLADVSTATASRALSGRGYVAAETRDRVVAAAAEVGYFGTPSSSMPFPSSRAVGVVVPHMNHWYFGSVLEGIEAALALSDAELVLRRLTRNPLERRRAFETLMMHTGVAAVIAVGIESGDEVASLLQSLDRPFVSVGGPVGGAAGISIDDHAAGALITRHLASLGHQRILHLGADATGDAGLAVHTRRLAGYREAMTDAGLGPRIAVHTAPLSVPGGYAAGLAILADPRTRPTAIAAGSDELAIGVIIAARQLGIQVPDQLSVIGIDDHELAEMFALTTLAQDPAAQGAEAVRLALAERADPNPGWIEHPARLVVRGSTRAPQ